A genomic window from Triticum urartu cultivar G1812 chromosome 7, Tu2.1, whole genome shotgun sequence includes:
- the LOC125518430 gene encoding U-box domain-containing protein 70-like, whose protein sequence is MFSVHSPRPLRGCGGAGEGADSGRELRRVNKVAARARAKGKRRETESARRKREEQERLDAEEADYRRSWEQGNELFYSRKYQEAAALYTEALKKNPKEPAVFRNRAQCHIFLGALPEGLEDAEKCIELDPTYLMGYVCKAKVQALMQKYESAMATYIEGLKCDPNSTIIIDGFKRCKTCIERSKGGDVGPEDLEDILRDWHSDICLSNELKKYMEEVAVFKKEASDECLRRIESEQTARTSEANQVQRQKETEEHLSKIQQELQQVKARQDEVANELLKANKHNEHAQNQLLESKKFHSGELQKANEHSLNLQHQLTDSKERCNQLQSKHDVLLKERDTALKEVEKLRWRSTAMPCQFSLAELECATENFSTSMKFRECGVASAYRGVLRNMKVAIKVLRHDGQGRSQFEQEVAIHSRVRHPNLVTLLGACKESSTLVYESLPNGSLEDFLSCEDKRQNLTWQIRVRIIAEICSALIFLHENKPDPIVHGDLKPANILLDANLVSKLRDFGISHLLIQSKSKNSHHPVEDPTYMDPEYLATRKMTPHCDVYSFGMVVLRLLTGQPPVGIKKIVEDAMKQGELNSIVDSSAGEWPVGHIQQLADLALICTEQSSRSRPALSGQLWTAVENMRDGAMLPSPSSSSSVRDESIIPSHFTCAISHEIMQDPHFAEDGFTYEGDLIRKWLQNNNRSPMTNKPLQHRKVIPNISLRSAIQEWLQQHSTLLQ, encoded by the exons ATGTTCAGCGTGCACTCGCCCCGACCCCTGAGGGGttgcggcggcgccggcgaggggGCGGACAGTGGCAGGGAGCTCCGCCGCGTGAACAAGGTGGCCGCGCGGGCGCGCGCCAAGGGCAAGCGGCGCGAGACGGAGAGCGCCAGGAGGAAGAGGGAGGAGCAGGAGCGGCTCGACGCCGAGGAGGCCGACTACCGCCGTTCCTGGGAGCAAG GCAATGAACTCTTCTACAGCAGAAAATATCAGGAAGCAGCAGCTCTCTATACCGAAGCTCTGAAAAAGAATCCGAAAGAACCCGCG GTTTTCAGAAACAGAGCTCAGTGTCACATCTTTCTGGGAGCTCTTCCTGAAGGTCTGGAAGATGCAGAAAAATGTATTGAGCTGGATCCTACTTATCTGATGGGTTACGTGTGTAAAGCGAAGGTTCAAGCACTGATGCAGAAATATGAAAGTGCTATGGCAACATACATAGAGGGTTTGAAGTGTGATCCAAACAGTACTATCATAATTGATGGCTTCAAGAG ATGTAAGACATGCATTGAGAGGTCTAAAGGTGGTGACGTTGGGCCTGAGGATTTAGAAGACATTTTG AGAGATTGGCATTCAGACATTTGTTTGTCTAATGAACTTAAAAAGTACATGGAAGAAGTTGCAGTATTCAAGAAAGAAGCTTCTGATGAGTGCTTGAGGCGGATTGAATCTGAACAAACA GCTAGGACATCAGAGGCAAACCAGGTGCAACGACAGAAAGAAACTGAGGAGCATCTGTCCAAAATACAACAAGAGTTGCAACAAGTCAAAGCTCGACAGGATGAGGTTGCTAATGAGCTACTGAAAGCTAATAAGCATAATGAACATGCTCAAAATCAGCTTTTGGAATCGAAAAAGTTCCATAGTGGGGAACTTCAGAAGGCCAACGAGCATAGTTTGAATCTGCAACATCAGCTCACTGATTCCAAAGAGCGGTGTAATCAGCTTCAGTCCAAGCATGATGTCTTGCTAAAGGAACGAGATACTGCACTCAAAGAGGTGGAAAAGTTACGCTGGAGAAGCACGGCGATGCCCTGCCAGTTTTCATTAGCTGAACTCGAATGTGCAACAGAAAATTTCAGTACTTCAATGAAGTTCAGAGAATGTGGGGTTGCCTCGGCGTACCGAGGTGTCCTCCGGAACATGAAAGTTGCAATAAAGGTGCTGAGACACGATGGTCAAGGACGCTCACAGTTTGAACAAGAG GTTGCTATCCATAGTAGAGTGAGACACCCCAACCTTGTAACTCTGCTAGGAGCATGCAAAGAGTCATCGACGCTTGTCTATGAGTCCTTGCCAAATGGTAGCCTTGAAGATTTTCTTTCATGCGAGGATAAGAGGCAAAATCTGACCTGGCAGATTCGCGTTCGTATTATTGCAGAGATATGTTCAGCTTTGATCTTTCTGCATGAGAACAAACCTGACCCAATTGTTCATGGAGATCTTAAGCCTGCCAACATCCTCCTTGATGCTAACTTGGTCAGCAAGCTTCGTGACTTTGGTATTTCTCATCTGCTAATCCAGTCTAAGAGCAAAAATTCCCACCATCCTGTGGAGGACCCAACATACATGGACCCTGAATATCTTGCCACTCGGAAGATGACACCTCACTGTGATGTTTATTCCTTTGGAATGGTAGTCTTGCGCCTTTTAACAGGACAGCCTCCTGTCGGTATAAAGAAGATTGTAGAGGATGCGATGAAGCAAGGTGAACTTAACTCTATAGTTGATTCCTCAGCCGGTGAGTGGCCCGTTGGGCACATTCAGCAGTTAGCAGACCTTGCTCTCATTTGCACTGAGCAAAGCAGCAGGTCTCGTCCTGCTCTTTCAGGCCAGCTCTGGACAGCAGTTGAGAACATGAGGGATGGTGCAATGTTACCTTCACCTTCATCTTCGAGTTCGGTGAGAGATGAAAGCATCATACCGTCACACTTCACTTGTGCTATATCTCAT GAAATCATGCAGGATCCTCACTTCGCAGAAGATGGATTCACCTACGAAGGTGATTTAATCCGGAAATGGCTTCAAAATAATAACAGATCGCCGATGACCAACAAACCACTTCAACACCGGAAGGTCATCCCCAATATCAGTCTCCGTTCTGCCATTCAGGAATGGCTCCAGCAGCACAGCACGCTTCTGCAATAA